One window of Deltaproteobacteria bacterium genomic DNA carries:
- a CDS encoding response regulator — translation MSRKKILVVEDNEDNRLILIYRLRKLGDFDILEATHGQEALDIIAATPPDLMFLDLKLPILDGWETARRLRKIEGAGCHLPIIALTAQAMAGDEEKALEAGCDDYITKPIIDANIVKEKLKKFLP, via the coding sequence ATGAGTCGTAAGAAAATCCTCGTCGTGGAAGACAACGAAGATAATCGGCTCATCCTCATCTATCGCCTACGCAAGCTCGGCGATTTCGACATCCTGGAGGCAACCCACGGTCAAGAGGCGCTCGATATCATTGCCGCCACTCCTCCGGATCTGATGTTCCTCGATCTGAAACTCCCCATCCTCGACGGCTGGGAAACTGCGCGTCGTCTCCGGAAAATAGAAGGTGCCGGGTGTCATCTCCCCATTATTGCCCTGACCGCCCAAGCCATGGCCGGCGACGAAGAGAAAGCGCTGGAAGCCGGCTGCGACGATTACATTACGAAGCCAATTATCGATGCCAATATTGTAAAAGAGAAGCTGAAAAAATTCCTGCCGTAG
- a CDS encoding amidohydrolase family protein, with amino-acid sequence MQLGRSIDADGHILEPPDLWKNNLEAKFKDRALGLARDKDGVESVIVEGQFSTTSRGFGIAAAFGQPGEVAFSNDFSYLDGPRGAYDPHARIKVLDEEGIDAVVLYPTIGLVWEGEVNDPELAMAYCRVYNDWIADFCRPYPDRLYAVAHISLMDVDRAVIELKRAAKLGVKGVMLTPWPANGRAYGDTYYDPFWAVAQDYGLPVGLHVIARPGFHGSQWYQHATFQGSPFYFLSVTLGFDIQASFVSFFEGGTLERFPNLKLLCLEVGAGWVPHFIERMDSKWEHSGFMTACKRPPSEYFRRQVWAGADVDESMIPAASARWGSDKFFWSSDFPHFDGFPHALQQLKKSIASLPPADQQNIIGDNATRAYRL; translated from the coding sequence ATGCAGTTGGGAAGATCCATTGACGCCGATGGTCACATTCTGGAACCACCAGACCTGTGGAAAAATAACCTGGAAGCGAAATTCAAAGATCGCGCTTTAGGACTCGCTCGCGACAAAGACGGAGTCGAATCCGTAATTGTGGAGGGACAATTCTCGACCACCAGTCGCGGCTTCGGCATCGCGGCGGCGTTCGGTCAACCCGGCGAGGTCGCTTTCTCCAACGATTTTAGCTATCTGGACGGCCCACGGGGCGCGTACGATCCTCACGCCCGCATCAAAGTCCTCGATGAAGAGGGCATCGATGCCGTTGTGCTCTATCCCACGATAGGGCTGGTCTGGGAAGGCGAAGTCAACGACCCGGAACTCGCTATGGCCTACTGCCGGGTGTACAACGACTGGATCGCGGATTTTTGCCGTCCCTATCCGGACCGTCTTTATGCCGTCGCTCATATTTCTCTCATGGATGTGGACCGAGCGGTTATCGAACTCAAACGCGCGGCCAAGCTCGGAGTGAAAGGCGTTATGTTGACGCCCTGGCCAGCGAATGGAAGAGCCTACGGCGATACCTACTACGATCCGTTCTGGGCCGTGGCGCAGGACTATGGTCTGCCAGTTGGCCTTCATGTCATCGCGCGGCCAGGCTTTCATGGGAGCCAATGGTACCAACATGCCACCTTCCAAGGGTCGCCCTTCTATTTCCTCTCGGTCACCCTGGGATTCGATATCCAGGCCTCTTTCGTCAGCTTTTTCGAGGGCGGGACACTGGAACGCTTTCCTAATCTCAAGCTGCTGTGCCTCGAGGTCGGCGCAGGGTGGGTACCACATTTCATCGAACGGATGGACAGCAAATGGGAACACAGTGGGTTCATGACCGCCTGCAAACGCCCGCCGAGTGAATACTTCCGGCGGCAAGTATGGGCGGGAGCGGATGTCGATGAAAGCATGATTCCAGCAGCCAGTGCCCGTTGGGGGTCAGATAAGTTTTTCTGGTCGAGCGACTTCCCGCATTTCGACGGTTTCCCCCATGCTTTGCAGCAGCTGAAAAAGAGCATTGCCAGCTTGCCGCCGGCAGACCAACAAAACATTATCGGCGACAACGCGACTCGCGCCTACCGGCTGTAA
- a CDS encoding fatty acid desaturase family protein, translating into MVNITQLALVTDQDLRLTIKSLSRIAPWRTVYHLTESWLIIVGTILVSIELVPLTLSVGSVLVYLAAVAVISSRQHALMVLTHDGIHKRLSKVLWINDWLARFFAAFPVFISLAKWRFIHLYHHQHTHTAEDPDRAIYARYPLNRQKFRQLLLRDVCGLNVFSTLKYFIDIPLVTAEFNRRFLGQERARQYRQTVDMGAFALFWIVVLGGAVFFGGFTSVLLLVLYWIVPYCTLTQVFFRIRGAIEHGNVPDPANVYRQTRTYFITPLLAFFFAPKQVNYHLEHHLYPSVPFYNLPRLHAVLRDTVYPDEQAYCEAFPVSLRKLAA; encoded by the coding sequence ATGGTGAACATTACGCAGCTTGCTCTCGTTACCGACCAGGATTTACGGCTGACGATCAAATCTTTATCGCGGATCGCGCCCTGGCGTACGGTGTATCACTTGACTGAGAGCTGGCTGATCATTGTCGGGACGATCCTTGTCAGCATCGAGCTTGTTCCGCTGACCTTGAGTGTTGGCAGTGTGTTGGTATATCTGGCTGCGGTAGCCGTTATCTCCTCCCGCCAACACGCGCTCATGGTGCTCACCCATGACGGGATTCATAAACGATTGTCCAAGGTGCTGTGGATTAACGACTGGCTTGCGCGGTTCTTTGCTGCCTTCCCTGTATTCATCTCTCTAGCGAAGTGGCGCTTCATCCATCTCTATCATCATCAGCATACCCACACGGCAGAGGACCCTGACCGCGCGATCTACGCACGCTATCCGCTGAACAGGCAGAAATTCCGCCAGCTTCTGCTCCGAGATGTCTGCGGCCTGAATGTCTTTTCCACGCTCAAGTATTTTATCGATATTCCGCTCGTGACAGCGGAGTTCAATCGACGCTTTCTGGGGCAGGAACGTGCACGACAATATCGGCAAACCGTCGACATGGGAGCCTTCGCCCTTTTTTGGATCGTTGTGCTCGGCGGGGCAGTCTTCTTTGGCGGGTTCACGAGCGTATTGCTTCTGGTATTGTACTGGATCGTGCCGTACTGCACGCTGACCCAAGTCTTCTTCCGCATTCGTGGTGCCATCGAGCATGGCAATGTCCCGGACCCGGCAAATGTGTACCGCCAAACCCGGACGTATTTTATTACTCCGCTGCTCGCCTTTTTCTTCGCCCCCAAGCAGGTGAATTACCATCTCGAACATCACCTCTACCCATCGGTGCCGTTCTATAACCTACCTCGGCTGCATGCCGTATTGCGCGATACCGTCTACCCAGATGAGCAAGCGTATTGCGAAGCGTTTCCCGTGAGTCTGCGCAAACTCGCCGCTTAG
- a CDS encoding alpha/beta hydrolase, translating to MPYTHVNGVNLHYDIHGRGEPLLFINGLGQPSIGWEPALIEAMSRTHQVITFDNRGTGLSDKPDEAYTMAMFASDAVGLLDNLNLPRVHAFGVSMGGMIAQELGAHYQDRFASFTLGCTTPGGKNAVAAPPESMKMLAGRANMTPEEAGREAWKLSFSDEFVRIHRDDLEAHLQRSLQHVTPRFAYERHLQATMTLRVFKHLKDITVPTLVATGRDDILIPAANSEIIAREIPGAELKIFENAGHGFFISVREPFAAAMKEFLAKYPL from the coding sequence ATGCCATATACACACGTCAATGGAGTTAACCTGCACTACGACATTCACGGCCGAGGAGAGCCCTTGCTGTTCATCAACGGCTTGGGACAACCATCGATCGGTTGGGAACCGGCACTCATCGAAGCGATGTCGCGGACGCATCAAGTCATTACCTTCGACAACCGAGGCACGGGCCTCTCCGATAAACCGGACGAAGCCTACACCATGGCGATGTTCGCGAGTGATGCCGTCGGGCTGCTCGATAATCTCAACCTTCCCCGCGTCCACGCCTTCGGTGTTTCCATGGGCGGGATGATCGCGCAAGAATTAGGGGCACATTATCAGGACCGCTTTGCCAGCTTCACTCTGGGCTGCACAACTCCCGGCGGAAAGAACGCCGTGGCTGCGCCGCCGGAATCCATGAAAATGCTCGCAGGGCGTGCCAACATGACCCCGGAAGAAGCCGGCCGCGAAGCCTGGAAGCTCTCGTTTTCGGACGAGTTCGTTCGCATCCATCGGGACGACCTGGAAGCGCATCTGCAACGTTCTCTTCAGCACGTCACGCCCCGATTCGCCTACGAGCGGCATCTGCAAGCGACGATGACTCTGCGTGTCTTCAAACATTTGAAGGATATTACCGTGCCGACGCTCGTCGCCACCGGACGCGACGACATTTTAATCCCAGCCGCGAACTCGGAAATCATTGCCCGCGAGATTCCCGGCGCCGAGCTGAAAATTTTCGAGAATGCCGGTCACGGGTTCTTCATCTCCGTGCGCGAGCCCTTCGCAGCAGCGATGAAGGAGTTTTTGGCTAAGTACCCTCTGTAA
- a CDS encoding RidA family protein — protein MYPPSTQPQTSRIFLAFLFIIALQAPSSFSAQPASDPEQRLQELGLALPAPARPVANFVTAVRTGNLLFVAGHGPCGAPSEKVVGKVGRERTIEEGYEAARQTALCLLATVKAELGSLDKVQRIVRVFGMVNAVEGFEQHPKVINGCSDLLVSLFGERGKHARAAVGMASLPFNWTVEIEMVVEVAE, from the coding sequence ATGTATCCTCCTTCCACTCAACCACAGACGAGCCGTATCTTTTTGGCGTTTCTCTTCATCATCGCGCTGCAAGCCCCGTCTTCCTTTTCAGCGCAACCCGCCTCCGACCCGGAGCAGCGTTTACAAGAACTCGGACTAGCGCTTCCAGCACCGGCACGTCCAGTCGCGAACTTTGTCACCGCTGTCCGTACTGGTAATCTCTTGTTCGTTGCTGGTCATGGACCGTGCGGTGCTCCGAGCGAGAAGGTCGTCGGCAAAGTCGGACGAGAACGGACGATTGAAGAGGGTTACGAAGCCGCCCGGCAAACGGCGCTGTGTTTGCTGGCGACGGTGAAGGCGGAATTGGGCAGTCTCGATAAAGTGCAGCGGATCGTCCGCGTCTTTGGCATGGTCAATGCCGTGGAAGGATTCGAGCAGCACCCCAAAGTCATTAACGGTTGCTCGGACCTGTTGGTGTCACTCTTCGGCGAGCGTGGCAAACATGCTCGCGCGGCAGTGGGCATGGCGTCGCTGCCGTTCAATTGGACGGTGGAGATCGAGATGGTGGTCGAAGTGGCCGAATAG
- a CDS encoding aminotransferase class V-fold PLP-dependent enzyme: MNLIDTQRNFDPRVEDPQALSRLSRRGFLGGLIGGVTAGATLLSFGTKAFALTAPTAHSPGKGAAPDDERYWEFVASQFLLRKGIAYMNTGTRGPSPRAVHMAQLDALQEVNADYFGFTKTGCNKAFVDALREKLAAFVGAKPTEIAFTSNTTEGMVYGTLGVDLKPGDEIVFTNHDHPSGGNPIMLRAARDGLQVRTIDLADRRFHPPKNPDEIVKMFEAAIGPKTKLLSFCHINYTDGCVLPVKEICALARAKGVITLVDGAQPPGMMKIDMHDLGCDMYAGPCHKWLLASMYTGFFYVREERLEQVWPTMYVGAVNGKTMYGKPPPPTMVAACVGAAKYEYHGSIDYPAKFAVNAALDFHNQITPEAIEARDRYLARRLLQGLRKVDGVEVHTSDDPRLSCGLVAFTVKGIPTIKLVETLWERHGIYIRNVTHEEIGWDVNRASMHIMVTATQTDALLGAVEEIAKKEIG; this comes from the coding sequence ATGAATCTTATCGATACTCAACGTAATTTCGATCCGCGAGTAGAAGACCCGCAGGCGTTATCGCGGCTCTCGCGGCGGGGATTTCTCGGGGGCTTGATCGGTGGAGTGACTGCCGGAGCCACTCTGTTGTCATTCGGGACAAAAGCCTTTGCTCTTACTGCGCCAACGGCGCATAGTCCAGGGAAAGGCGCGGCACCTGACGATGAACGGTATTGGGAGTTTGTCGCTAGCCAATTCCTACTGCGCAAAGGCATCGCCTACATGAACACCGGCACTCGCGGGCCGTCGCCGCGCGCTGTGCACATGGCGCAGCTCGATGCTCTCCAGGAAGTGAATGCCGATTATTTCGGCTTTACTAAGACGGGTTGCAACAAAGCCTTTGTCGATGCGCTGCGAGAGAAACTCGCCGCATTCGTTGGTGCCAAACCGACGGAGATCGCGTTCACCAGCAATACGACGGAAGGCATGGTCTACGGAACGCTCGGCGTCGATCTCAAACCCGGCGATGAGATCGTGTTCACGAATCACGATCACCCCAGCGGCGGGAATCCCATCATGCTGCGCGCAGCGCGTGACGGGTTGCAGGTGCGAACGATCGACTTGGCCGATCGGAGATTCCATCCGCCGAAGAACCCCGATGAAATTGTGAAAATGTTCGAGGCGGCGATCGGTCCCAAGACCAAGCTGCTCAGTTTCTGCCATATCAATTACACCGACGGCTGTGTTCTGCCGGTAAAAGAGATCTGCGCGCTGGCGCGGGCGAAAGGCGTCATAACGCTCGTGGATGGCGCCCAGCCGCCGGGAATGATGAAGATCGACATGCACGACCTGGGCTGCGACATGTACGCAGGGCCGTGTCATAAATGGCTCTTGGCTTCCATGTACACTGGTTTCTTCTATGTGCGGGAAGAACGGTTGGAGCAGGTCTGGCCCACGATGTACGTCGGCGCCGTGAATGGGAAGACCATGTATGGCAAGCCGCCGCCGCCCACGATGGTCGCTGCCTGCGTGGGAGCGGCGAAATACGAGTATCATGGGTCCATCGATTATCCCGCGAAGTTTGCCGTCAACGCTGCCCTTGATTTTCATAACCAGATTACCCCCGAAGCGATAGAAGCGCGCGACCGATACTTGGCGCGTCGTCTACTCCAGGGGCTGCGCAAGGTTGACGGTGTCGAAGTGCATACCTCAGACGACCCGCGCCTCAGTTGTGGACTCGTCGCGTTTACGGTGAAAGGTATTCCAACGATCAAGTTGGTGGAGACGTTGTGGGAGCGACACGGGATCTACATTCGGAACGTGACGCATGAAGAAATCGGCTGGGATGTGAATCGCGCCTCCATGCATATTATGGTGACGGCCACGCAGACCGACGCACTGTTAGGGGCGGTCGAAGAGATCGCTAAGAAAGAGATCGGATAG
- a CDS encoding acyl-CoA dehydrogenase family protein: MDFRYTPEQETFRTRLRTWLETNKHEVFGEGSDPLNERDEDGDARWRRILEWHRRLSAAGYVALHWPKEWGGGGASMVEQVIYQDEVLRLGLPLYGANQLALDRIGFTLMAFGTEEQKRRYLPKMLTAEEIWCQGYSEPGAGSDLAGLQTRAVIDGDDFVVNGQKVWTSLAHRADMQVLLVRSDPDAPKHRGISYLLVDMKTPGITVRPLVQITGDSDFNEVFYDNVRVPRKNLVGELNQGWQVSIATLMYERVSGGTRHPVERTLNELIAVSHDLEFAGMPAAKHPYVRQKLAHFASEALCLRLSRYRSLTAQLNGKIPGPESSYGKLHATELNLRVATFADELLGPYAQLERGAVGAVENGRWLYRALRARGLTIAAGSSEIQHNIIGERVLKLPKG; the protein is encoded by the coding sequence ATGGATTTTCGTTATACTCCGGAGCAGGAAACCTTTCGCACTCGTCTGCGGACGTGGCTGGAGACCAATAAACACGAGGTGTTCGGCGAGGGCTCCGATCCTCTCAATGAACGCGACGAGGATGGCGACGCGCGCTGGCGAAGGATTTTGGAGTGGCATCGCCGTTTGTCCGCTGCCGGGTATGTCGCGCTGCACTGGCCGAAAGAGTGGGGCGGCGGCGGTGCCAGTATGGTCGAGCAGGTGATTTATCAGGATGAGGTCTTGCGTTTGGGGTTGCCGCTGTACGGGGCCAATCAATTGGCGCTTGACCGCATCGGTTTCACGCTGATGGCGTTCGGGACGGAAGAGCAGAAACGGCGGTATTTGCCGAAGATGCTCACGGCGGAAGAAATCTGGTGCCAGGGGTATTCCGAGCCGGGTGCCGGTTCTGACTTAGCCGGATTGCAAACTCGTGCGGTGATTGACGGCGACGATTTTGTCGTCAATGGGCAGAAGGTGTGGACTAGTCTCGCGCACCGCGCCGACATGCAGGTGCTGCTGGTCCGTAGCGATCCCGACGCCCCGAAGCATCGTGGCATTTCGTATTTATTGGTTGACATGAAGACGCCCGGCATCACGGTGCGCCCGCTGGTGCAGATTACTGGGGATTCTGACTTCAACGAAGTCTTTTACGACAACGTTCGCGTTCCTCGGAAGAATTTGGTGGGTGAACTCAACCAAGGCTGGCAAGTGTCGATCGCCACCTTAATGTACGAGCGTGTCTCCGGTGGGACGCGCCATCCTGTCGAACGCACACTCAACGAGTTGATTGCCGTCTCGCACGATCTTGAGTTCGCGGGCATGCCGGCCGCGAAACACCCCTATGTCCGTCAGAAACTGGCGCATTTCGCCAGCGAGGCGTTGTGTCTGCGCCTCAGCCGCTATCGTTCCTTAACTGCACAGCTTAACGGCAAAATTCCTGGCCCGGAGAGTTCGTATGGAAAACTGCACGCGACGGAACTCAACCTACGCGTCGCTACGTTCGCCGACGAATTGCTCGGCCCATATGCGCAGCTTGAGCGTGGTGCCGTGGGCGCGGTCGAAAATGGCCGCTGGCTCTATCGCGCCTTACGTGCGCGCGGTCTGACCATCGCGGCGGGGTCGAGCGAGATTCAGCACAACATCATCGGCGAGCGCGTCTTGAAATTACCCAAGGGGTAA
- a CDS encoding APC family permease: MMPPRVLDFRGVVALTFFCVAGGAYGLEDAVGAAGPGLTLLGILLIPWVWSFPTALMAAELAAAMPEDGGYVVWVKRAFGRFWGFQEGWWSWLYSFADNALYPIMFVDYLTYLRGEMSALERWIIGTTVIAVVAALNIRGTQLVGRLAVVFTLLVLAPFLMFVVLGAPHVQLPAWSARTEPVEWELLLSVLLWNTCGWDNAACCAGEVRQPGRVIPRAMATTVVLVTLAYLLPVTVGVGVDQHWEAWTEGYFPHVAAQVGGPWLGTWLTVAGLISAVGLLSSLLCTSARIPYALAVHDLLPAKLATVHPRYGTPWVSVLINSIGLALLIPFSFQEVIELDMFLYALALIPEFAALVWLRLQEPELPRPYRVPFGLPGAVALSIPPIVLCAVSMSLTSWPTKLVSGVGIGLGIAIFWVREFSLRKAGEKSKEVATV; this comes from the coding sequence ATGATGCCTCCCCGAGTGCTCGATTTTCGCGGTGTGGTCGCCCTCACGTTCTTTTGCGTCGCCGGTGGTGCCTACGGTCTTGAAGATGCCGTTGGCGCGGCGGGGCCTGGTCTGACGCTCTTGGGGATTCTCTTGATCCCTTGGGTCTGGAGCTTTCCTACCGCGCTGATGGCTGCGGAGTTGGCGGCGGCAATGCCGGAAGACGGTGGCTATGTGGTGTGGGTGAAGCGGGCCTTTGGCCGGTTCTGGGGCTTTCAAGAAGGCTGGTGGAGTTGGCTCTACAGCTTTGCCGACAACGCCCTTTATCCGATCATGTTTGTGGATTATCTCACCTACTTGCGTGGCGAGATGTCGGCGCTCGAGCGCTGGATCATTGGTACTACTGTGATCGCCGTTGTGGCGGCACTTAACATTCGCGGCACACAACTGGTCGGTCGTCTCGCCGTCGTGTTTACTTTGTTGGTACTTGCACCGTTTCTTATGTTCGTGGTGCTTGGTGCGCCGCATGTCCAGCTTCCAGCGTGGTCGGCACGCACGGAGCCTGTCGAGTGGGAGCTGCTGTTGAGTGTGCTGCTGTGGAACACCTGCGGGTGGGACAACGCCGCGTGTTGCGCCGGAGAAGTGCGCCAGCCGGGACGGGTGATTCCCCGGGCGATGGCGACGACCGTCGTGTTGGTGACGCTGGCGTACCTGCTGCCAGTCACAGTGGGAGTGGGAGTTGACCAGCACTGGGAAGCTTGGACAGAAGGCTATTTTCCGCATGTGGCTGCGCAGGTAGGCGGGCCGTGGTTGGGCACTTGGCTGACGGTGGCCGGGCTCATCAGTGCAGTGGGGTTATTGAGCAGCCTGCTCTGTACGTCAGCACGCATTCCCTACGCTTTAGCCGTGCACGATTTATTGCCAGCGAAGCTCGCTACCGTGCATCCGCGCTACGGCACGCCGTGGGTGAGCGTTCTCATCAACAGCATCGGCCTCGCACTACTTATTCCCTTCTCTTTCCAAGAAGTCATCGAGTTGGACATGTTTCTGTATGCCTTGGCATTGATCCCCGAATTTGCCGCGCTCGTCTGGCTCCGCTTGCAAGAGCCGGAGTTGCCGCGCCCGTATCGCGTACCGTTTGGCTTGCCGGGAGCTGTAGCACTGAGCATCCCGCCGATTGTCTTGTGTGCAGTGAGCATGAGTCTCACGTCATGGCCGACGAAGCTGGTGAGCGGAGTGGGCATCGGCCTTGGGATAGCCATCTTTTGGGTAAGAGAGTTTTCCTTGCGCAAGGCTGGCGAGAAGAGTAAAGAAGTCGCAACGGTTTGA
- a CDS encoding PAS domain S-box protein, protein MQANESRQQREQSFLYRLAHDLARSTDTETIAEHLFAQARQLLGIEYGSLYLANDAGTELQGISAYGMDVEAFRQERIDLQREFAPVVQAFRQQRPIVSSDWLSDPQVSLRFREQYAFFRSAWIVPLLNGEKVVGALGLGFAIPRQATADEIRLLQILGDEAALALERARLTEALRASEERYRDLFENANDIIYTHDLAGNFTSLNSTGERLLGYSHAEALSLNVLQLLPPEYFPLAHEILEKRLVGHTAPTYAVEMVAKDGRKIPVEVNARLLYRQGAPVGYQGIARDVTERRRAETRQRENAMASAALAQMGQGLLSSFGTPTTLDRLCRLTAKSLEAAYSHTILWEPTEETYRIVAASEGTSEQLGEQRVFKLPRQRLARLFARLAQEGIVTQTMEALRDSIGQRVLQRFQIATVLHIPLRRGSDIIGVLSVWYRQGQRIQPHHRRIAMGIAQMASLVLANVKLIEELERANRLKQEFLGSVSHELRTPLNIIMGYHEMLSEESFGALTPDQTRILDRVGKSARELLDLVNATLDLSRLQNRRDVTTWQRIFLPAFFEELALDIQPLKQNPAVKILWRSTASLPSLLTNPIKLRMIMKNLLANALKFTEAGKITISAKREGAGISISVRDTGIGIPPDSLPSIFEPFRQVPPSSLLKAKGVGLGLYIVRQLVETLGGTVSAVSAVGKGSTFQVWLPLRQEPLRSATEISQRVESLS, encoded by the coding sequence ATGCAAGCGAACGAATCGCGGCAGCAACGTGAACAGAGCTTTCTTTATCGCCTCGCTCACGATTTAGCCCGCTCGACCGATACCGAGACTATCGCGGAGCACCTTTTCGCTCAGGCTCGGCAATTACTCGGTATCGAGTATGGTTCGCTATACTTAGCGAACGACGCCGGCACGGAGTTGCAAGGAATCTCAGCCTACGGCATGGATGTCGAGGCCTTTCGCCAAGAGCGTATCGATTTGCAGCGAGAGTTCGCTCCTGTCGTCCAAGCCTTTCGACAGCAACGTCCGATTGTCAGCAGCGACTGGTTAAGCGATCCGCAGGTCAGCCTTCGCTTCCGAGAGCAGTATGCATTCTTTCGGAGCGCCTGGATTGTTCCGCTCCTGAATGGAGAAAAAGTTGTGGGTGCGCTGGGGCTCGGGTTCGCTATACCTCGGCAAGCCACCGCCGACGAAATCCGGCTCCTGCAAATCCTCGGAGACGAAGCGGCGCTGGCGCTCGAACGGGCCCGCCTCACGGAAGCGCTGCGCGCTAGCGAAGAACGCTATCGCGATTTGTTCGAGAATGCCAACGATATCATTTACACCCACGATCTTGCGGGAAACTTTACCTCTCTCAATAGCACTGGCGAACGACTGCTGGGGTATAGCCACGCAGAGGCGCTTTCTCTGAACGTCCTACAACTGCTTCCCCCCGAATACTTTCCCCTCGCGCACGAGATATTAGAGAAACGACTCGTCGGTCATACGGCGCCTACATATGCAGTGGAAATGGTCGCGAAAGATGGCCGCAAGATACCGGTGGAAGTCAATGCGCGCCTACTCTATCGGCAGGGCGCGCCAGTCGGATATCAAGGCATCGCTCGTGACGTCACAGAACGACGACGAGCGGAAACGCGGCAGCGGGAAAACGCGATGGCGAGTGCGGCACTGGCCCAGATGGGTCAGGGGCTGCTTTCTTCGTTCGGTACTCCGACAACGCTGGATCGGCTGTGTCGGCTCACGGCAAAATCGCTCGAGGCGGCGTACAGCCATACCATTCTCTGGGAACCGACGGAAGAAACGTATCGGATCGTCGCCGCCTCGGAAGGTACTTCCGAACAACTCGGAGAACAGCGGGTGTTCAAATTACCGCGCCAGCGCCTCGCCCGTTTATTTGCCCGCCTTGCCCAGGAAGGCATCGTGACTCAAACCATGGAGGCGCTACGAGATTCCATCGGCCAGCGAGTGCTCCAGCGCTTCCAGATTGCCACCGTCCTCCATATTCCGCTTCGGCGCGGCAGCGACATCATCGGCGTCCTGAGTGTCTGGTATCGACAGGGGCAGCGCATTCAGCCGCACCACAGGCGGATCGCCATGGGCATTGCGCAAATGGCGTCCCTCGTACTCGCGAACGTAAAACTGATAGAAGAATTGGAACGCGCAAATCGCCTGAAGCAGGAATTTCTCGGTTCGGTCTCGCACGAACTCCGCACCCCGTTAAACATCATCATGGGCTACCACGAGATGCTCAGCGAAGAAAGCTTCGGTGCGCTGACTCCCGATCAGACCCGCATTCTCGACCGCGTGGGAAAAAGCGCCAGGGAATTATTGGACCTCGTCAATGCCACACTCGATTTGAGTCGTTTACAGAACCGGCGGGATGTCACCACGTGGCAGCGCATCTTTTTGCCTGCGTTCTTTGAAGAACTCGCGTTGGATATCCAACCGCTGAAGCAGAATCCGGCAGTCAAAATACTCTGGCGCTCCACAGCCTCTCTGCCGTCGCTCCTGACCAATCCGATTAAACTGCGCATGATTATGAAGAACCTGCTGGCCAATGCGCTGAAATTTACCGAAGCCGGCAAAATTACTATCAGCGCCAAACGAGAAGGAGCTGGCATAAGCATTTCTGTCCGAGACACAGGAATCGGCATCCCTCCGGACTCGCTTCCCTCCATCTTCGAGCCTTTTCGGCAAGTGCCTCCCTCCTCTCTGCTGAAAGCGAAAGGGGTCGGCTTGGGACTCTATATCGTCCGCCAACTCGTCGAAACGCTAGGAGGAACGGTCTCCGCCGTCAGCGCAGTGGGGAAAGGCTCAACTTTCCAGGTCTGGCTTCCGCTGAGGCAAGAGCCGCTCCGGTCAGCCACCGAAATTTCGCAGCGAGTCGAGAGTCTCTCGTAA